The Candidatus Poribacteria bacterium region GGCGATTATTGCCCTCATTGCACTTGCCTTGGCACGTCCGTTTTTGACGCTCGGATTGCCGGTCGCGTCCGTGCGGACGAAGACAGATGTCGTTATCGTTTTAGACAACTCTTACAGTATGGCGTATCAAGACATCAATGGCGTAAGACTCGACAAAGCGAAAGATCTGGCAACCGACATCATTGATACTCTACGGCACGGCGATAGAGCTACCCTTATATTGATGTCAGACATCCCGAAACCAGTCTTTCGGCAGCTCACACCCGACATTGAGAGTGTTATCACAGCGATTGGTGATACAGAGACTTCCTACCGCGCCACGAATGTTCACCCCAGCCTTGAACTCGCCCATGAAATCCTCGCTAAAAAGGAGATCGGGGTTAGAAACCCCTCCTACAGCAAAGAAATCTACTTGATTTCAGACTTCGCTCAAAACGGATGGGAGCACTGGAATAGGCTCCCTAATCGTTCAGGTGCTCGTATCTCTCTGATTCCGGTTGCAGCGGGTGAAGCACATAACATAAGTATTAAAGAAATTCGTCCGTCTAATCAACTAATAGGCGTAGATTTACCATTTCAATTGAACGTAACGACTGTGAACCATTCGGTAGCACCGTTAAATGAAAGTATATTGACACTCTTTATTGGCGGCGAGAAACAAAAAACGATGCGTTTTTCCATGGCAGCGAACGAATCGCTGAACACCGCTTTAACATACAAATTTTCTACACTGGGCACGCATATCGGTTACCTCACACTGACAGACGATCGCCTTAATGTTGACAACCAGCGGTATTTCGCTTTGGATGCCCTTGGTGAAGTGCGTGTCCTCTGTGTAGGTGAACAAACGGAATATCTAACATTGGCGTTAAATCCACATATTTATACGGGTCAGTTGTCGGTTGTCAGTCGTCAGTTAAGAGAGGATTTGGTTGAATCAGAGCCCTCTTTAACGGGTAACCGAAAACTGGGAACTGGCAACTCTTCCAATACGATGATTCTCCCAACACAATGCACACCTGATGAATTTGTAACCTTCCCGTTGGAAGACTATGATGTTATTGTGCTTGCGGATGTGTTGACGATATCGCACCGGATGAGTGTGCGACTCCAAGAATTCACCCGCCAAGGCAAAGGTATCATTGCCTTCGTGAGCAGCCAGAGCGACGCGACAAGTTATAATGAACCTTATAACATTCCGTGGTTACCTGCCCGAGTTGGTGGTCCATTGATGTGGACACCCCCACAGCGGGTGCAGGCGTATGAGGAAACACATCCTGTCTTTGACATCTTTCCAAGTGAAGGGTTCTCTATGCAATACGCACCGCAGTTCTACAATGGTGTAGCGTTACAACCTTCGTCGGAATCTAATGTTATTGCACGCTTCGGTGACGATACACCCTTTCTCGTTGAACGAAGTCGAGGAACAGGGACTGTGCTACTTTATAATTGTGGCTTAATGGGATTGTCCCGCAAGTCCACACGCGGCTTGCGGCGCAGTCAGCAACCAGCGGTCAGCGGTCAGGAAGAAAAGGACCCTTTATCGGAAAACCGCTTTACTGACGGTTTCCGACAGTCGACAGTTTCTGACAACGGTTACGCAAACGACCTGCTCGTTAATCCGTATTTCCTGCCGATGCTCCAACAGAGCGTGCTTTACACATCAATTGCCAGCAATAATCTTTTAACATGGGACGGACATATCGGTGCCACCTATACGGCATATTATCCTCTGAGTGCGGGTGGGAAAGCGGTTATCGGTTACAAGAGGGCACCTTCGGTAAACGAAGGCCTCTTAACCGAAGACCGTTCCACAGTCGTGCCGATTGCTGAAGACGGCACCCTGCGATTTCAAGGCACGGAACGTCCGGGTATCTATCAGGTCGAGGTGCGGACCCAGGACAGCGTCGAACGCGATTTTTTTGCGGTTAACGTTGATCCGACTGAAGCTGATTTAACAGAGATTCCGCTAGCGCAAGCGGCGGCACGCGTCGGAGCACAAACAACAGCAGATCCGGAGGGCGGCGAAACAGCGGTAGCGGCTGATGTTTATAATGTTAAGAGACACGGCAGGGAGATTTGGGGCGAGTTGCTCGTTTTGGTTGTCTGTCTTATGTTGCTTGAGAGTTTTCTCTCGAACCGCGAAAGTGCCCTGACCGTAGGTGAATCATAATGGCAGATTTTTTGTATGGTATGCGCCCGTTCTGGACTTTGTGCTTAATCGTTTTGCTGAGTATTAGCGAAATAGCGGTCGGTGATCAGCCTATTGGTTATCAGCCCTCGGTTAACGGGTATCAATTAAAGGAGGATTTGTTAAACGAAGACCTCTTACCGACAGCTGACAACCTTAACCCTCCACTCGAAGAAACACCCAAGCAAAAACACTCCGATACAAGACAGCAAAGCACGAGTGGAGGGTTAAAACCGACACCTATTAATGAAACGCGTATTGTACGTAGCCTCGTCATTGATGGCAATCAAGCATTTCCTGAACAGCAAATCCGTGCGTTGATGCGGACAGATGTATGGAGTGTTTACGATGAGACGGTTCTGAAATCTGACCTTGAAGCGATTACACGCTTTTATCGGGAGCAGGGGTATCGTTTCGCACGTGTGGACGAGGGGCAACTCTCTGTGAAGAAATTCGCAGACGGTGTTTATCTCGGCATTGAGATTGACGAAGGGCGTGTCGGCAACATCATCGTAAGTGGCAATATACAGACGAAAGAAGACGTTATCCGGCGTGAACTCCTGTTTATGGAAGGGGATGTCTACACAGACGCGGATAGAGAGGAAAGCGAACAGATTCTCCGACGTAAGACGTATATTGGTGCGGCAAAGGTCGATGCACAATGGGATGAGTTGTCCGAATCCGTTACGATTCACGCCACAGTTAGGGAACTTTTATCCTTTCCGTTTGGAGGCGATCTGAATCTAAACAACCAAAAGCGGTATTGGCTGCTACAATTTCGAGAGCCGAACCTGTTCGGATCGGGGCAAAGTACTTTATGGCGCTACGAACGGATTAGCGAAGTCGGTGAAAAGACGCGAAGTCTTGTGAGAGGACGATATAACAATCCACGACTCTTCAATTCGTATTGGAATTTCGATGGTGAGTATATCCAGAAACGGGATGGTGATTCGTTGCTTGTGCTGTTAGAACGTCCCCAATATACACTGAAAAGTCGATGGAGCGCAAGTGTGCGTTTTTCTGAATCGGTGAATCCGATATATTGGTATGAAAACGCAAAGAAAACCGATATCTTCGAGCAAAATTTACAGGGAATCTATGCGAATGTCCGCCGATATTTCGGTGACAGATATCAACAAAATTATGTAGGGTTATGGGCAGCCTCACGGCGTTCAAAATATGTGCTACTTGAAAAATCCGACGCATCCGATGCGATGTTAGAGAACCGAGATATAAAACGGATCGGTTTTACTATCGGTAGGCAACGCATTGCCTATCATAAGACTCGATTTCTCCGGCGGATGGGGCAAGAGGAAAATTTCCTCAAGGGTTCTCAATATGCGCTCTCTCTCGGATACGCTTCGCCGTTGTATGCCGCGGATCGTTCGGAATCTTACGCGGAACTGGCTTTGGCGTCCGGATGGATGAACGGCACTAAACTCTTTAGCCTGACGACCTTGGCATTTAGCACAAACTTCACGAATCGGATTGAACGTTCTATCCTTCAAGCGCAAACCGCTTGGTTTTACACAGATGTATTCAACACAGGTGAGATCTATACGCTTGAAACGGGTTTTAGAGAGAACGGTCTCTTCGATTTTCATCAGACGTTTGTCGCGCAGTTTAAAACAGAGATGCAGTTTGGATGGAGTGGTCGCAGTCAGGTCCTCTTGGGAGCGTTCGACGGGTTGCGCGGCTATGCCTATCGGCAATTTAGTGGTGAGAAAATGATGTTGCTGAGTCTCGAAAGTCGAACGATATTCGGTGGAACGGTTTTCCGTAAAGTAGACGAGGCATTGGCATCGGTCGCAACGGCTGTGGCTCGCCCATTTAGCGACAGACGCGTTCATCTCGGGGTTATGTTGAGTGGCGTCGTGTTTGCAGATATTGGATACATCTGGAACGGTCAACACACTTTCAATTTAGCAGGTCCTAAGCGGAGCGTTGGGTTTGGATTGCGTGGGAGTTTCTCTCAGTTTAGTGGCACGGGCATCCTTCGAGTAGAATTCGCCTTCCCGCTCGATCCGCCCTTTGCGCCATCGTTTAGACCGCGGATTTTCTATGGTCAGGAGCGAGCTTTTTAATTTTCCCTTGCGGAGCAATGATGTCCGTTTGGACTTTGACGTGCGTTCCTCAAATCCGCCTGCGTGTTTTTGCGAATCAACGCTGAATGCGCGTGTTGCCTCGCAGTGAGAGTCATCGGGGGTCTTTGCTTGGGCATTTCTGCGTATTTCTGCGTATTGTTGCAGGCTACTGTCTTGGTAAACCGAAGCGCATAGTTCGTAATGAAATGGGGAAGGGATATACGGAAAGGAACGTCAAACTTGAAATCTATCTGACCGAACCGCAAGGAAAAATTAAAAAACGGAAAAGAACGTGAAACTATCAACCGACCTGACTGAACCGCAAGGTATGATTAAAAAAACCGAGAGTATCACTTGGCGAGCCATCCTGTTAGGATTATTATCGCTTCCACTTAATATCTACCTCGTTGTTCAAACGGAAACGGTGTGGACAACACAATACCCGACTACGATGGCGATTTTCTTCAACGCCGTCTTTACGCTTTTTCTTCTTGCCCTTTTTAACCTACTTTTAACGCGCCATCTTCCGAGATGGCAGCTTACACAAGCCGAAATGCTGACGGTGTACCTCATGGTAACGCTTGCATGCGTCGTCTGCGGACACGACCTATTGCAGGCGACAATGTGTGTCTTGGGGCACGCGACGTGGTTCGCGACACCGGAGAACGAATGGCAAACCCTATTTTTTCGATACATTCCAGACTGGATCGCTGTAATGGATCGGCGTGCCTTAACAGGTTACTATGAAGGCACATCAAATCTGTTTGAAATAGAGCACATTCAGGCGTGGCTCACGCCGGTGTTGGCATGGTTACTTTTCTTCTCGGCACTGGCGTTTTCCATGATGATGCTCAGCGTTATTCTGCGCAAACAGTGGATCGAACACGAGAAACTGAGTTATCCGATCATCCTGCTCCCGTTTGAAATGACAAAAGATGTGGGTTTCTACCGAAACCGGCTCCTCTGGATAGGGTTCGCCATCGGATGTGGACTCGATCTCCTCAACGGTATCAGTTTTCTTTATCCGTATGTCCCGAGTATCCCTATCCGTCACGATATTGGGTTGTTATTTACAGAAAAACCGCTGAGTGCTATCGGTTCAACACCGATCCACCTGAATCCTTACGCGATCGGTATCGGTTTCTTAATGCCGTTGGACCTGTCGCTGTCTTGTTGGTTATTCTATCTTTTTTGGAAAGCCCAACTCGTCTTTGGAGCGATGACGGGAATGAACCAGACGCCGGGTTACCCGCATATTGACATGCAGTCGACGGGTGCGTATTTTGGGCTCTGTTTCTTCGCGCTTTGGATAACCCACAAGCATCTCTGGCAGGTTACACGCAATATCTTAGGGCTGAAAACAAACCTTGATACAACGAATGAGCCGATGGGATACCGGGGCGCGTTTATTGGGTTCTTGCTCGGTATCGCAGTTGTGTTTGGATTTTGTTTAAAGGCGGGGATGTCGTGGTGGGGTGTCCTCGGATTTTTCAGTATTCAATTCATACTTGTTTTAGCATTCACCCGGATGCGTGCCGAACTTGGGACACCGACGATGGATTTCTATCGTGCCGGTCCTGGACTCTTCCTGACTTCACTTGTTGGTTCGAGGAAGATCGGTCCGCCGACGTTGACAGGCTTCGCCTTTCTTTATGGGTTCACCCGCAATTACCGTTCACAACCGATGCCGAACCAATTGGAAGGCTTTAAACTCGCCGATAGAGGCGGAATTAACTCGCGTCAAATTCTTTGGGTGATGTGGGGGGCGACGGTTATCGGTCTGGCTATTGGGTTCGTTGCGTTCCTTCATGCGGGTTACCTGCACGGTAATCTTGGAACATGGCGCGGACAGGAAGCGTTCAGCGACCTACAACGTTGGTTGACGCTCCCGAACGACACAGACTGGGGACGCATGGGATTTTTCGGTTTCGGTATTTCTCTCACGCTTGCGACGCTCTTTATGCGTTTGCGTTTTATCTGGTGGCAACTCCATCCACTCGCCTACCCGCTTGCGGGCAATTGGAACTTCGGTAGACTTTGGTTTCCGGTATTTATCGCATGGGTGCTAAAGTCGATACTGATTCGTCACGGAGGGATTGGCGCGTATCGCCGAACACTGCCCCTCTTTTTCGGGACAATGCTCGGCGAATTTGTGATGGGGAGTCTATGGGCAATTTTAGGACTGTTTCTTGGACAACGGATGTATTCGTTTAAGCATTGGTAGGTTGGTTATCGGTTATTAGTTTCCAGAGCGTGTTTAATCTGCTGCTTTTTGCAAGTGGATATTCCCACCAGAGGTGTGCAATTTCAGCAAGGGGCCGCCGCCATTGATGTTACCTTTCAACTTATTTTTCGGAACCTTTCCTTGAATAACCGATGCCACCGCAAAATCCGTTGAAACGTGCCCGCCGTGGGTTTCGGCATCTACGTCAATCGCGATATCCGGGATCAACGTGACGGTTATTCCACCGCCTGATGTGCGCAAACTACACGCATCTTGGAGTTGTGTTTTCATAACGGCATGGATGTTGCCTCCCGAAGTTTTGGCATTTACATCGCCACCGACGCTCTGTAGCCTGATGCCACCCCCTGAGGTTTGGACATCCGCCCCCCCACTACAACTCGCAACCTTGATGCTGCCGCCGGAAGTTTTGCCCCAAATGGAACCCGTGATGTCACCGAAGCGGAGGCTACCGCCGGAAGTTTGTGCCTGAACGTCACCTGCGACATCGACCACTTCAATACTACCACCAGATGTTTTGAGATCGACTGGACTGCCACACGATGTAAGCTTGATGCTACCACCGGATGTCCGTCCCCACACCGTGCTTGTAATGTTACCGAGACGTAAACTCCCGCCCGAAGTGTGGGCTCGAACCGTACCATCAAGATCGCCTACTTTGATACTGCCGCCTTGGGTCTCCAAATCAACATTATAGTCTTTGGGGATCGTCACGTGGAAGCGAATTTCCAAACGATTGCGTATTTTTCGCCAATGTTCTCGTCCATGTTTGAACTTACCCTCAATATGAACATCGACATTCTCGGGTACAACTGACAAATAATCAGGCGCATCATCCGTCTGTCCAGGTGTAGGGACTTGGGCATTCTCGGGCGAGAATGCCACCTCAAAATCAGCAA contains the following coding sequences:
- a CDS encoding VWA domain-containing protein; translated protein: MAFLNPLFLFGLLATGIPLVIHLWNRRRVVTIDFSSLIFITAAHRENARRFQLRQFLILLLRMAIIALIALALARPFLTLGLPVASVRTKTDVVIVLDNSYSMAYQDINGVRLDKAKDLATDIIDTLRHGDRATLILMSDIPKPVFRQLTPDIESVITAIGDTETSYRATNVHPSLELAHEILAKKEIGVRNPSYSKEIYLISDFAQNGWEHWNRLPNRSGARISLIPVAAGEAHNISIKEIRPSNQLIGVDLPFQLNVTTVNHSVAPLNESILTLFIGGEKQKTMRFSMAANESLNTALTYKFSTLGTHIGYLTLTDDRLNVDNQRYFALDALGEVRVLCVGEQTEYLTLALNPHIYTGQLSVVSRQLREDLVESEPSLTGNRKLGTGNSSNTMILPTQCTPDEFVTFPLEDYDVIVLADVLTISHRMSVRLQEFTRQGKGIIAFVSSQSDATSYNEPYNIPWLPARVGGPLMWTPPQRVQAYEETHPVFDIFPSEGFSMQYAPQFYNGVALQPSSESNVIARFGDDTPFLVERSRGTGTVLLYNCGLMGLSRKSTRGLRRSQQPAVSGQEEKDPLSENRFTDGFRQSTVSDNGYANDLLVNPYFLPMLQQSVLYTSIASNNLLTWDGHIGATYTAYYPLSAGGKAVIGYKRAPSVNEGLLTEDRSTVVPIAEDGTLRFQGTERPGIYQVEVRTQDSVERDFFAVNVDPTEADLTEIPLAQAAARVGAQTTADPEGGETAVAADVYNVKRHGREIWGELLVLVVCLMLLESFLSNRESALTVGES
- a CDS encoding DUF4097 domain-containing protein, encoding MADSQYDESVYRAIHLFFTLLTFYSVGCQSMSVTAEELILEKIERTYNVQAGGNLTVASEFGAIEIQTAEQNEIEIVVTKAAKSWHRSAKEALADFEVAFSPENAQVPTPGQTDDAPDYLSVVPENVDVHIEGKFKHGREHWRKIRNRLEIRFHVTIPKDYNVDLETQGGSIKVGDLDGTVRAHTSGGSLRLGNITSTVWGRTSGGSIKLTSCGSPVDLKTSGGSIEVVDVAGDVQAQTSGGSLRFGDITGSIWGKTSGGSIKVASCSGGADVQTSGGGIRLQSVGGDVNAKTSGGNIHAVMKTQLQDACSLRTSGGGITVTLIPDIAIDVDAETHGGHVSTDFAVASVIQGKVPKNKLKGNINGGGPLLKLHTSGGNIHLQKAAD